DNA from Leptospiraceae bacterium:
AGTGTTTTTGTCCCTCTTCTCGTAATCGATAAAAATTTGGATAACCATTTTTGGCTTCGTTTAACCATTCTTTTGCGAATTTTGCTCCTTTGTCTTTTTGGATTTCTTCTAAAATTGACTTCATGTTTTGCTTTACATGGTCATCCACTATTCTTGGTCCACGTGTCAAATCCCCATACTCAGCGGTATCTGAAATAGAATGCCTCATGTTAGCAATACCGCCTTCGTAAATCAAATCCACAATCAGTTTTACTTCATGAAGACACTCAAAATAAGCAATATCAGGATCATAGCCAGCTTCCACTAAGGTCTCAAAGCCTTTAATGATCAATGATGTAAGCCCTCCACAAAGAACAGCTTGTTCACCAAATAAATCTGTTTCGGTTTCATCACGAAACGTGGTCTCCAAAATCCCAGCACGTCCTGCTCCAATTGCCGCTGCGTGTGCCAATGCTCGTTGTTTTGCCCTTCCTGTGGCATCCTGATGGATTGCCATCAATGCGGGTACACCTCCCCCTTCAACAAAAACTCGACGAACCAAATGTCCCGGACCTTTGGGAGCCACCATGTAAACATCAACAAAAGGTGGAGGTTGAATGACTTCAAAATGAATATTAAAGCCGTGAGAAAATACTAAAGCCTTACCTTCTTTTAGATTTGGAGCTATGCTCTCTTGGTAAAGTTGGAGTTGCGTCTGATCTGGGGTCAAAACTTGGATAATTTGAGCTTGCTCACATGCCTCATAAGGTTCAAAAACCTCGAAACCATCTTCTTCGGCTTTGGAACGTGATTTGGAACGTAGCGGCAAACCAATGATCACGTTTAACCCTGAATCTCGCATGTTCTGGGCTTGAGCATGACCTTGGCTTCCATAACCTAAAACCGCAATGGTATAGTTCTGGATTTCTCGTATATCACAAGAATCGTCATAGTAAATTTTTGCCATAAAGTCAACATCCAATACAAAACCACATAAACAAGAACTTTTTGAACGACAAAAGAACGAAAAAATAGAAATTAAAATGTTTAAATTTTTTTAAAGTCAACAAAATTATGATTTATAATATTTTTATAAAAATTATGTTCATAAAAATTTAAAGAATTGATACGCAAATTCAAAATCTGCTTTACAAAGAAAGAAAAAAAGAAAGAAAAGGGATTAGAAAAACTCTTATCGAAGGTGATTTATGAGCGAAGAAACTAAAAATCCAGAGATAAAAAACGAACCAAGCGAAAGTAAAGAAGACAAAACTGTCAAATACCGTTTTAAAAAGCGGGTCCTCGATACTCGTGGATTGGTGATCGATTATCGTAATCCAGAAGTGCTTAAGCGATTCATCACCAAAACAGGAAAGATCTTAC
Protein-coding regions in this window:
- the ilvC gene encoding ketol-acid reductoisomerase; its protein translation is MAKIYYDDSCDIREIQNYTIAVLGYGSQGHAQAQNMRDSGLNVIIGLPLRSKSRSKAEEDGFEVFEPYEACEQAQIIQVLTPDQTQLQLYQESIAPNLKEGKALVFSHGFNIHFEVIQPPPFVDVYMVAPKGPGHLVRRVFVEGGGVPALMAIHQDATGRAKQRALAHAAAIGAGRAGILETTFRDETETDLFGEQAVLCGGLTSLIIKGFETLVEAGYDPDIAYFECLHEVKLIVDLIYEGGIANMRHSISDTAEYGDLTRGPRIVDDHVKQNMKSILEEIQKDKGAKFAKEWLNEAKNGYPNFYRLREEGQKHLIEETGKKLRAMMKFLKK
- the rpsR gene encoding 30S ribosomal protein S18 — translated: MSEETKNPEIKNEPSESKEDKTVKYRFKKRVLDTRGLVIDYRNPEVLKRFITKTGKILPRRLTGATAKVQRKIAKEIKRARMANLLPFTKR